From a single Micromonospora sp. WMMD1102 genomic region:
- a CDS encoding NYN domain-containing protein, producing the protein MDGENIDATLGNSVLERRPAPAERPRWERLREFARDTWQRPVKGLFFLNASGGNLPMPFVRALLSMEYRPIPLAGSSDQKVVDIGIQRTLEAIARRSGNVMLASHDGDFLPQVSELLQGDHQVAIVGFKEFLNAGFADLPGLQVFDIEEDAGCFTNALPRVRIIDLETFDPERFL; encoded by the coding sequence GTGGACGGGGAGAACATCGATGCCACTCTCGGCAACAGTGTTCTGGAGCGCCGGCCGGCGCCAGCGGAGCGACCCCGGTGGGAGCGTCTGCGGGAATTCGCGCGGGACACGTGGCAGCGGCCGGTGAAGGGCCTGTTCTTCCTCAACGCCTCGGGTGGCAACCTGCCGATGCCCTTCGTCCGGGCGCTCCTGAGTATGGAGTACCGGCCCATCCCGCTCGCTGGATCGTCGGATCAGAAGGTGGTGGACATCGGCATCCAGCGGACGTTGGAGGCTATCGCCCGGCGCTCGGGCAATGTGATGCTCGCCAGCCACGACGGCGACTTCCTGCCACAGGTCAGCGAGCTCCTGCAAGGTGATCATCAGGTCGCGATCGTCGGATTCAAGGAGTTCCTCAACGCCGGCTTCGCCGACCTGCCGGGCCTGCAGGTATTCGACATCGAGGAGGACGCGGGCTGCTTCACCAACGCCCTTCCTCGGGTTCGCATCATCGATCTCGAAACCTTCGACCCTGAACGCTTCTTGTAG
- a CDS encoding TetR/AcrR family transcriptional regulator — MTPAPSAYHQRVAAEKRALIVQAATELFLELGYDRASLARVADRAGVSKATLFKQFPTKAALFDAIVIDSWTENDVTDVPPAGDLTAGLTILGRRYATLLSQPEMTDLFRIVIAELPRFPELARAHFAQGKLPYFESVRIYLLAERDAGAADIADPEMAATQFLGMISNYLFWPSLLLPDWTVTPARTTAVVDEAVRTMVSRYGIDVHHRDSEVVTAPAAEDPQGR, encoded by the coding sequence ATGACCCCAGCGCCGTCGGCCTATCACCAGCGCGTGGCGGCGGAGAAGCGCGCGCTCATCGTGCAGGCCGCTACCGAGCTTTTCCTCGAGTTGGGCTACGACCGGGCATCACTGGCGCGTGTTGCCGACCGTGCTGGCGTGTCGAAAGCAACGCTGTTCAAGCAGTTTCCGACGAAGGCGGCATTGTTCGATGCCATCGTCATCGACTCGTGGACCGAGAACGACGTCACCGACGTGCCGCCCGCCGGTGACCTGACGGCCGGCCTGACGATTCTGGGACGGCGCTACGCGACGCTGTTGAGCCAGCCGGAGATGACTGACCTGTTCCGCATCGTCATCGCCGAACTGCCACGCTTTCCCGAACTGGCCAGGGCACACTTCGCACAGGGCAAACTGCCGTACTTCGAGTCCGTCCGGATCTATCTCCTGGCCGAGCGCGACGCGGGAGCCGCAGACATCGCTGACCCGGAGATGGCCGCTACGCAGTTCCTTGGGATGATCTCCAACTACCTGTTCTGGCCGAGTCTTCTGCTCCCGGACTGGACGGTGACCCCTGCCCGCACGACCGCGGTTGTGGACGAAGCCGTCCGAACCATGGTTTCGCGGTACGGCATCGATGTTCACCACCGGGACAGCGAGGTCGTTACCGCACCTGCCGCAGAAGACCCGCAGGGCCGCTGA
- a CDS encoding DIP1984 family protein: protein MKLAEALALRVDAARRAEQLRARIVASARYQEGETPAEDAVALLAEVGEVLGELEALIRRINRTNAATEVDHGTLTDALARRDVLRMRHGMVTSAADAAVGEGQRGFRQLRSELKMIPALPVAQLRSQADDLARQLREVDTLIQRTNWEVELLD from the coding sequence ATGAAGCTTGCTGAGGCTCTTGCGCTGCGCGTAGATGCGGCGCGTCGCGCCGAACAACTCCGTGCCCGCATCGTCGCCAGCGCTCGATATCAGGAGGGTGAGACGCCCGCTGAGGACGCTGTGGCCCTCCTGGCGGAGGTCGGCGAGGTGCTCGGTGAGCTGGAGGCGCTGATCCGACGAATCAACAGGACCAACGCTGCCACCGAAGTTGACCATGGCACACTCACCGACGCTCTGGCCCGCCGCGACGTCCTTCGCATGCGGCACGGCATGGTCACCTCTGCCGCCGATGCCGCCGTCGGGGAGGGTCAGCGCGGGTTTCGACAGTTGAGGTCGGAGCTGAAGATGATTCCGGCGCTACCGGTGGCGCAACTGCGCAGCCAGGCCGACGACCTTGCCCGGCAACTCCGTGAGGTCGACACGTTGATTCAGCGGACGAACTGGGAGGTCGAACTGCTGGACTGA
- a CDS encoding MarR family transcriptional regulator, with translation MELEEVLATNKALVKVAKLYRTAQADLLGALDLHPGQDVLLWTLGAKPDGMLITEIAAQLGVEQPTVTRSLSRLDRGGWFVREPVPGDRRATLVKLTDKGRSTIPAIEATWRRLAETATAGMDENQQTALIAALNRVRLNLLALAAETE, from the coding sequence GTGGAACTCGAGGAAGTCCTGGCCACCAACAAGGCGCTGGTCAAGGTGGCCAAGCTCTATCGGACCGCACAGGCCGACCTACTCGGCGCCCTGGACCTGCATCCCGGTCAGGACGTCCTTCTCTGGACTCTCGGTGCAAAGCCGGACGGCATGCTCATCACGGAGATCGCCGCACAACTGGGCGTAGAGCAGCCGACCGTGACCCGCAGCCTCAGTCGCCTAGACCGGGGTGGCTGGTTCGTCCGGGAGCCGGTGCCCGGAGACCGGCGGGCCACCCTCGTCAAACTGACCGACAAAGGTCGTTCGACCATCCCGGCCATCGAGGCGACCTGGCGTCGGCTGGCCGAGACGGCCACCGCAGGGATGGACGAGAACCAGCAGACAGCCTTGATAGCGGCGCTCAACCGGGTACGCCTGAACCTCCTGGCCCTGGCTGCCGAGACCGAATAG
- a CDS encoding SDR family oxidoreductase, whose amino-acid sequence MDTGITDRTALVTGGSGAIGRATALRLAAEGARVGVTWHDNRDGATEVVDDITKAGGTAHAVRLDHLRTEAANDVLAEVGEHLGPVTILVANAVRWPSFDDDEIQGLTTSLDANTIGPVALIHAALPLMRAAGWGRIVVVSTDIVEQPMAGPLAYATAKGAIETAARVLAVREARHGILTNVVRPGFTLTDKALNAPFLGPEAVAAESAKTPTGRICTPDDVAQAVTFLASAANGHVNGQALSVAGGRELVR is encoded by the coding sequence ATGGATACCGGTATCACCGACAGGACTGCTCTGGTGACGGGTGGATCCGGAGCGATCGGACGAGCCACGGCGTTGCGACTCGCCGCCGAAGGCGCCCGGGTGGGCGTGACCTGGCACGACAACAGGGACGGCGCGACGGAGGTCGTCGATGACATAACCAAGGCGGGCGGCACCGCGCACGCCGTGCGGCTGGACCACCTGCGCACCGAAGCTGCGAACGACGTCCTGGCCGAGGTCGGCGAGCACCTCGGACCGGTCACGATCCTGGTCGCCAACGCCGTGCGGTGGCCGTCCTTCGACGACGACGAGATCCAGGGCCTGACCACGTCCCTGGACGCCAACACCATCGGCCCGGTGGCGTTGATCCATGCCGCCCTGCCATTGATGCGGGCCGCCGGCTGGGGACGGATCGTCGTCGTCTCCACGGACATCGTCGAACAGCCCATGGCCGGGCCGCTCGCCTACGCCACCGCCAAGGGAGCGATCGAGACCGCCGCTCGGGTACTCGCCGTCCGGGAGGCCCGGCACGGCATCCTGACAAACGTCGTCCGTCCCGGCTTCACCCTCACCGACAAGGCCCTGAACGCGCCATTTCTCGGACCGGAGGCGGTCGCCGCCGAGTCGGCCAAGACTCCCACCGGGCGGATCTGCACGCCCGACGACGTGGCACAGGCCGTCACGTTCCTGGCGTCGGCGGCCAACGGCCACGTCAACGGGCAGGCACTGTCCGTGGCCGGTGGCCGCGAACTGGTCCGCTGA
- a CDS encoding helix-turn-helix transcriptional regulator produces the protein MEHEDAFAFIRDQLRRQRALRGMPQEEFGKRTNYSASTISAVETGTRPVDMPYATRADEVLETGGLFVSLLKAAQRDTEPTWFKRWLDAERTATQLRNYHPTLIPGLLQTENYARAVLRLEPTRSEAELEKLVASRLDRQAILTRDQPPLLIAVIDESALRVRDAIMAEQLRHLLRMAELPHVQLHLIPADAGLHVGLSGQLSLARSADGNWVGNIENQLTDFVVDDEEGIATLLTRWEGVRSVALPESLSLALLKEVESQHAPH, from the coding sequence ATGGAACACGAGGACGCGTTCGCGTTCATCCGAGACCAGCTCCGCAGGCAGCGAGCCCTGCGCGGCATGCCGCAGGAGGAGTTCGGCAAGCGGACGAACTATTCGGCCTCGACGATCTCCGCCGTGGAGACCGGTACCCGACCGGTCGACATGCCGTACGCCACCCGGGCCGACGAGGTCCTGGAGACCGGTGGCCTGTTCGTGTCGCTGCTCAAGGCGGCGCAGCGGGACACTGAGCCCACCTGGTTCAAGCGCTGGCTGGACGCCGAGCGCACCGCGACCCAGCTCCGGAACTACCACCCGACCCTGATCCCTGGTCTGCTCCAGACCGAGAACTACGCCCGTGCGGTGCTCCGCCTCGAACCCACCCGGTCTGAGGCGGAGCTGGAGAAGCTGGTCGCGTCCCGGCTCGATCGGCAGGCGATCCTGACCCGCGACCAGCCGCCCCTGCTGATCGCAGTCATCGACGAGTCGGCGCTGCGCGTCCGGGACGCCATCATGGCCGAGCAGCTCCGGCACCTGCTGCGGATGGCCGAGCTGCCCCATGTCCAGTTGCACCTGATTCCGGCTGACGCCGGGCTGCACGTCGGCCTCTCCGGGCAGCTCTCCCTGGCCAGGTCCGCCGACGGCAACTGGGTGGGAAACATCGAGAACCAACTCACCGATTTCGTCGTAGACGACGAGGAGGGCATCGCTACGCTGCTTACCCGGTGGGAGGGTGTGCGCAGCGTAGCCTTGCCAGAGAGCTTGTCGCTCGCCCTGTTGAAGGAAGTGGAGAGCCAGCATGCGCCTCACTGA
- a CDS encoding DUF397 domain-containing protein — MRLTDARWRKSTRSGTNGGGCVEVADNLPGVVAVRDSKDPAGPVLAFRPAAWRAFVSLAAHRR, encoded by the coding sequence ATGCGCCTCACTGACGCCCGGTGGCGGAAGTCGACCCGCAGCGGCACCAACGGTGGCGGGTGCGTCGAGGTGGCCGACAACCTGCCCGGGGTGGTCGCCGTACGGGACAGCAAGGACCCGGCGGGTCCGGTGCTGGCCTTCCGGCCGGCGGCGTGGCGTGCCTTCGTCAGCCTCGCCGCCCACCGACGCTAG
- a CDS encoding SigE family RNA polymerase sigma factor, with protein sequence MDAEEAFNAYLAGGLARWSRIAFLLTGDRHLAEDLVQITFERVARHWERVVAGGDPDPYVRRIMHTQHVSLWRRRWRSVELWSRPPETPVDDPTAATDRAVVVRQALARLAPRQRAVLVLRYFEDLTEAEAAKVLDCSVNTVKSQTRDALARLRVLAPELGELVGGGELR encoded by the coding sequence ATGGACGCCGAGGAGGCATTCAACGCGTACCTGGCCGGCGGGTTGGCCAGGTGGTCACGCATCGCGTTCCTGCTGACCGGCGACCGGCACCTCGCCGAGGACCTGGTCCAGATCACCTTCGAGCGGGTCGCCCGACACTGGGAGCGGGTGGTGGCCGGCGGCGACCCCGACCCGTACGTACGGCGGATCATGCACACCCAGCACGTCTCGCTCTGGCGGCGGCGCTGGCGCAGCGTGGAGCTGTGGTCCCGCCCGCCCGAGACGCCGGTCGACGACCCCACCGCCGCGACCGACCGGGCGGTCGTCGTCCGCCAGGCGCTGGCCCGGCTCGCGCCCCGGCAGCGCGCCGTGCTGGTACTGCGGTACTTCGAGGATCTGACCGAGGCGGAGGCGGCGAAGGTACTCGACTGTTCGGTGAACACGGTGAAGAGCCAGACCCGGGACGCCCTCGCCCGGCTGCGGGTTCTTGCCCCGGAGCTGGGCGAGTTGGTCGGTGGAGGGGAGCTGAGATGA
- a CDS encoding DUF5980 family protein — MSRSTFGVARLAVGLVTALALVLVGSQPATATGSTPPPGSWQLTNIGQRICIPADESWWTYFWITIDGEWSTPIEVGARGLPAGTTTSLPHAPIPPGSSDGSRALNLIAMTLPPLPFGVYQPELTASDGVVTQSVPVTIKVQERWGC, encoded by the coding sequence ATGTCACGATCGACCTTCGGTGTCGCTCGACTGGCCGTCGGGCTGGTCACCGCACTGGCGCTGGTGCTGGTCGGCAGCCAGCCGGCCACGGCGACGGGCAGCACGCCACCGCCCGGGAGCTGGCAGCTGACGAACATCGGGCAGCGCATCTGCATCCCGGCCGACGAGTCCTGGTGGACGTACTTCTGGATCACCATCGACGGCGAGTGGTCGACCCCGATCGAGGTCGGGGCGCGGGGCCTGCCCGCCGGCACGACCACCAGCCTGCCGCACGCGCCGATCCCACCCGGATCGAGCGACGGTAGCCGTGCCCTCAACCTGATCGCGATGACCCTGCCGCCCCTGCCGTTCGGGGTGTACCAGCCGGAGCTGACCGCCTCCGACGGGGTGGTGACGCAGAGCGTCCCGGTCACGATCAAGGTGCAGGAGCGCTGGGGCTGCTGA
- a CDS encoding VOC family protein: MLSGLLAVTFDAHDPARLAGFWAGMLGREVVDDGPAVLLPGDDTQVGLRFAPSRAAKAGEEHLHLHLTSDDPADQQHRVETALKLGAAHLDVGQRPEEKHVVLADPEGNAFCVIPPGNNFLAGCGLLGEVACDGSREVGLFWSEALGWPLVWDQDEETAIQSPHGGTKVAWGGPPVAPKEARNRQRFDLAPAAGEQQAEVERLLALGATRVEVGADGAVMLADPGGNEFRVRGS, translated from the coding sequence ATGCTTTCGGGACTGCTGGCGGTGACCTTCGACGCGCACGATCCGGCCCGGCTGGCCGGATTCTGGGCCGGCATGCTCGGCCGGGAGGTCGTCGACGACGGCCCGGCCGTGCTCCTGCCCGGCGACGACACCCAGGTCGGTCTCCGCTTCGCCCCGAGCCGCGCGGCGAAGGCCGGAGAGGAGCACCTGCACCTGCACCTGACCAGCGACGACCCTGCCGACCAACAGCACCGGGTGGAGACCGCGCTGAAGCTCGGCGCCGCGCACCTGGACGTCGGGCAGCGCCCCGAGGAGAAGCACGTCGTACTGGCCGATCCGGAGGGCAACGCGTTCTGCGTGATCCCGCCCGGCAACAACTTCCTCGCCGGGTGCGGCCTGCTCGGCGAGGTCGCCTGCGACGGCAGCCGGGAGGTCGGCCTCTTCTGGAGCGAGGCGCTGGGCTGGCCGCTGGTCTGGGACCAGGACGAGGAGACCGCGATCCAGTCACCGCACGGCGGCACCAAGGTCGCGTGGGGTGGCCCGCCGGTCGCCCCGAAGGAGGCGAGGAACCGGCAGCGCTTCGACCTCGCGCCGGCCGCCGGGGAGCAGCAGGCCGAGGTCGAGCGGTTGCTCGCCCTCGGGGCCACCCGGGTCGAGGTCGGTGCGGACGGTGCCGTGATGCTGGCCGACCCCGGCGGCAACGAGTTCCGGGTAAGAGGGAGCTGA
- a CDS encoding VOC family protein, with product MIGTLRTVVLDARDLVGLARFYQELAGWTQIHAEDDWITMATGDGWRVAVQPAPDHVAPRWPDPGHPQQAHLDLRVPDLELATARAQELGATLLRRNERWHTLADPAGHPFDLCLNPDDPRTTLMGVMLDCPDAKALSLFYAELLGKPVTYEGDGMAMIGDDGAQPLLFQQVADYSPPRWPDPAHPQQFHLDVRVDDVAAAEPAALALGATRLPGEGDNWRVYADPAGKPFCFVWDFDQG from the coding sequence ATGATCGGGACCTTGCGGACCGTCGTCCTGGACGCCCGTGACCTGGTCGGCCTGGCCAGGTTCTACCAGGAGCTGGCCGGCTGGACGCAGATCCATGCCGAGGACGACTGGATCACGATGGCCACCGGGGACGGCTGGCGGGTGGCGGTGCAGCCCGCGCCGGACCACGTGGCACCCCGGTGGCCGGATCCCGGCCATCCCCAGCAGGCCCATCTCGACCTGCGGGTGCCCGACCTCGAATTGGCCACCGCCCGGGCCCAGGAGTTGGGCGCGACGTTGCTGCGGCGTAACGAGCGCTGGCACACTCTGGCCGACCCGGCCGGGCACCCGTTCGACCTGTGCCTGAATCCCGACGACCCGCGCACCACCCTGATGGGCGTGATGCTGGACTGCCCGGACGCCAAGGCGCTGAGCCTGTTCTACGCGGAACTGCTCGGCAAGCCGGTGACCTACGAGGGCGACGGCATGGCGATGATCGGCGACGACGGCGCCCAGCCGCTGCTGTTCCAACAGGTGGCCGACTACTCGCCGCCGCGTTGGCCCGATCCGGCCCACCCGCAGCAGTTCCACCTCGACGTCCGGGTCGACGACGTGGCGGCAGCCGAGCCGGCCGCGCTCGCGCTCGGTGCCACCCGGCTGCCGGGCGAGGGCGACAACTGGCGGGTGTACGCCGATCCGGCCGGCAAGCCGTTCTGCTTCGTGTGGGACTTCGACCAGGGGTGA
- a CDS encoding endonuclease/exonuclease/phosphatase family protein has protein sequence MTNTLDVLTFNVCGLPSRLRPVAERAGHFCREIEASGVDVVNLQEVWTPSTLAAIRAGLPSYPYLAWRRGLAGQPAGGLVTFSRRPVGPVSYRSFRGTRPASDSLRFSAKRMLNGLLQGVLTVPLPGLATVVNTHLSANKDGDWSAGNRYHPFQRAQVEVLHHARESARRSVGAGAGPTVLTGDFNIASDSPLYSRIVDGGAWRDPFAADDPVTFHAEFLPPGFPARRIDYLLVSGSAAEFPVLHTGRLFTEPLALPDDDRLYVSDHVALTARIAVPDPSAPESPSPG, from the coding sequence GTGACGAACACCCTCGACGTACTGACGTTCAACGTCTGCGGCCTGCCGTCGCGGCTGCGGCCAGTCGCCGAGCGGGCCGGGCACTTCTGTCGGGAGATCGAGGCGTCGGGTGTCGACGTGGTGAACCTCCAGGAGGTGTGGACCCCGTCGACGTTGGCGGCGATCAGGGCCGGGCTGCCGTCGTACCCCTACCTGGCCTGGCGGCGTGGTCTCGCCGGCCAGCCCGCCGGTGGGCTGGTCACCTTCTCCCGCCGCCCGGTCGGCCCGGTGTCGTACCGGTCCTTCCGGGGCACCCGGCCCGCCAGCGACAGTCTGCGGTTCAGTGCCAAACGGATGCTCAACGGCCTGTTGCAGGGTGTGCTCACGGTGCCGCTGCCGGGACTGGCGACAGTGGTCAACACGCACCTGAGCGCTAACAAGGACGGCGACTGGTCCGCCGGCAACCGCTACCACCCGTTCCAGCGGGCGCAGGTCGAGGTGCTGCACCACGCCCGGGAGTCGGCCCGCCGCTCGGTTGGTGCCGGGGCCGGGCCGACCGTGCTGACCGGCGACTTCAACATCGCCAGTGACAGCCCGCTGTACTCCCGGATCGTCGACGGCGGCGCCTGGCGCGACCCGTTCGCGGCGGACGACCCGGTCACCTTCCACGCCGAGTTCCTGCCGCCCGGCTTCCCGGCACGCCGGATCGACTACCTGCTGGTCTCCGGGTCGGCGGCGGAGTTCCCGGTCCTGCACACCGGGCGGCTGTTCACCGAGCCGCTGGCCCTGCCCGACGACGACCGGCTGTACGTCTCCGACCACGTCGCACTGACCGCCCGGATCGCCGTGCCCGACCCGAGTGCCCCGGAATCCCCGTCACCCGGCTGA
- a CDS encoding nucleoside monophosphate kinase gives MRLAVLGPPGSEREQVADALAARLGVPVVSLAGIVQAEVRADSPAATQALRHMRVGELVPEHVLLGMIRSRLSQPDVAPGFVLDGLPNRSVQGATLDAVLSDLGVAVDGVIDLVLADAEVLRRLAGRRTCRRCGRLWHTEFAAPTRPGACDGCGGELFRRDDDSPERITTGLGSYRPASAVVLDHYRALGKLVSVDATLTPAEITAKVLP, from the coding sequence ATGCGGTTGGCAGTCCTCGGGCCACCGGGCTCCGAACGGGAGCAGGTCGCCGACGCCCTTGCCGCACGGCTCGGCGTACCCGTCGTCAGCCTGGCTGGCATCGTGCAGGCCGAGGTCCGAGCGGACAGCCCGGCCGCGACGCAGGCACTGCGGCACATGCGCGTTGGTGAACTCGTCCCGGAGCATGTGCTTCTCGGCATGATTCGCAGCCGGCTCAGCCAACCCGACGTCGCCCCGGGCTTCGTCCTGGACGGCCTTCCCAACCGCAGCGTCCAAGGGGCGACGCTCGACGCGGTACTGTCCGACCTCGGCGTTGCTGTCGACGGCGTGATCGACCTCGTTCTGGCAGACGCCGAGGTCCTCCGCCGACTGGCCGGCCGCCGCACCTGTCGCCGCTGCGGCAGGCTGTGGCACACCGAGTTCGCCGCCCCGACCCGCCCGGGTGCCTGCGACGGCTGCGGCGGCGAACTCTTCCGGCGTGACGACGACAGCCCTGAACGGATCACCACAGGACTGGGCTCCTATCGCCCGGCCTCCGCGGTCGTGCTCGACCACTACCGGGCACTCGGTAAACTGGTGTCTGTCGATGCGACGCTCACCCCAGCGGAGATCACCGCCAAGGTACTTCCATGA
- a CDS encoding DoxX family protein, whose amino-acid sequence MNLALWIVTGILATVLLISTSKMFVPRERMAATSHAAEWVLDFSPTALRVIGTLEILAVAGLILPAVLDIAPVLVPITATCVALLFAGAATMRLRRGEKATVLPDLVYLGMAVFVAWGRFGPESFTG is encoded by the coding sequence ATGAACCTCGCACTGTGGATCGTCACCGGAATCCTGGCCACGGTCCTGCTGATCAGCACCTCGAAGATGTTCGTGCCCAGGGAACGGATGGCGGCGACGAGTCACGCCGCGGAATGGGTACTGGACTTCAGCCCAACTGCGCTCAGGGTCATCGGGACACTCGAAATCCTCGCCGTGGCGGGCCTGATCCTGCCCGCCGTACTCGACATCGCTCCGGTCCTGGTGCCGATAACCGCCACCTGCGTGGCACTGTTGTTCGCCGGCGCGGCGACCATGCGCCTCCGGCGTGGTGAGAAGGCGACGGTACTGCCCGATCTGGTCTATCTCGGCATGGCCGTCTTCGTGGCCTGGGGCCGTTTCGGCCCCGAGTCCTTCACCGGCTGA
- a CDS encoding RNA polymerase sigma-70 factor, whose translation MSTDELYGELRPRAFAIAYQMLGSVGEAEDVVQEAFLRLHRTLRREEPITSPRAYLTTLVTRLAIDQLRSARVRRERYVGEWLPEPLVTGPTPAEQAETADSLSLAFLVLLESLSPQQRAAFLLREVFEYPYPEVAEIVGTDVDSTRHLVARARSHVRERRPRYHASRRQREELAQRFFAAVRSGDLAALEALLAQDVALHGDGGGRVPALTRPVDGRERVARILVAAMATLPRLGVRFRATEVNGQPGGLALDAQDRLVAVVGLDVADGRIRAIHSVVNPDKLGHLDRVGDLAALVRADRRRPRPQPDDQPS comes from the coding sequence GTGTCCACCGACGAGCTGTACGGCGAACTGCGTCCCCGGGCGTTTGCCATCGCCTACCAGATGCTCGGCAGCGTCGGCGAGGCCGAGGACGTCGTGCAGGAGGCGTTCCTGCGGCTGCACCGGACGCTGCGCCGGGAGGAGCCGATCACCTCACCCCGGGCCTATCTGACCACCCTGGTCACCCGGCTGGCCATCGACCAGCTGCGGTCGGCCCGGGTGCGCCGGGAGCGGTACGTCGGCGAGTGGCTGCCGGAGCCGCTGGTCACCGGGCCGACGCCGGCCGAACAGGCCGAGACCGCCGACTCGCTGTCGCTGGCGTTCCTGGTGCTGCTGGAGAGCCTCTCGCCGCAGCAGCGGGCGGCGTTCCTGTTGCGCGAGGTGTTCGAGTACCCGTACCCGGAGGTCGCCGAGATCGTCGGCACCGACGTGGACTCCACCCGGCACCTGGTGGCACGGGCCCGCAGCCACGTCCGGGAGCGCCGGCCGCGCTACCACGCCTCCCGCCGGCAGCGGGAGGAGTTGGCGCAGCGCTTCTTCGCCGCCGTGCGGTCCGGCGACCTGGCGGCGCTGGAGGCGCTGCTGGCCCAGGACGTCGCGCTGCACGGCGACGGCGGCGGCCGGGTGCCCGCGCTGACCCGACCGGTCGACGGCCGGGAGCGGGTGGCCCGGATCCTGGTCGCCGCGATGGCCACGCTCCCCCGCCTCGGGGTGCGCTTCCGGGCCACCGAGGTGAACGGCCAGCCGGGCGGGCTGGCGCTCGACGCCCAGGACCGGCTGGTCGCGGTCGTCGGGCTCGACGTCGCCGACGGCCGAATCCGGGCGATCCACTCCGTCGTCAACCCGGACAAGCTCGGACACCTCGACCGGGTCGGCGACCTGGCCGCCCTGGTACGCGCCGACCGGCGCCGCCCCCGGCCGCAGCCGGACGACCAGCCCAGCTAA
- a CDS encoding NAD(P)-dependent oxidoreductase, which translates to MRIFLAGASGAIGRHIVGQLVARGHEVVGTTRSAGRTDALRALGAEPAVVDALDPDSVAEAVAKAEPEVVVHQLTALSGPMDFRNVRRMVAATNRLRTEATDHLLAAARAAGTRRFVAQSNAMWLERTGGPAADESARIEPNPPSDTEAAVAALRHLEAAVTGIGWAEGIALRYGGFYGPGTDISTAPNAVLARRIRARRFPIVGGGAGVWSLVHVTDAASATVAAVERGRPGIYHVADDDPAPVREWLPELARALGAGPPRRLPAWLVRLLAGESVVDMMTRARGISSEKAKRDLGWTLRYPSWRTGFVDGLG; encoded by the coding sequence ATGAGGATTTTTCTCGCCGGGGCGTCCGGCGCGATCGGCAGGCATATCGTCGGCCAACTCGTGGCGCGCGGCCACGAGGTCGTCGGCACGACCCGCTCGGCCGGCCGGACCGACGCACTGCGCGCGCTCGGCGCCGAACCGGCTGTCGTCGACGCGCTCGACCCGGACTCGGTGGCCGAAGCGGTGGCGAAGGCCGAGCCCGAGGTGGTCGTCCACCAGCTCACCGCGTTGAGCGGTCCGATGGACTTCCGGAACGTGCGGCGGATGGTGGCGGCCACCAACCGGCTGCGTACCGAGGCCACCGACCACCTGCTGGCCGCCGCCCGCGCCGCCGGGACACGCAGGTTCGTGGCACAGAGCAACGCGATGTGGTTGGAGCGCACCGGCGGGCCGGCCGCCGACGAGAGCGCCCGGATCGAACCGAATCCGCCGTCCGACACCGAGGCGGCAGTGGCCGCGCTGCGCCATCTGGAGGCCGCGGTGACCGGCATCGGCTGGGCCGAGGGCATCGCGCTCCGCTACGGTGGCTTCTACGGCCCGGGGACCGACATCAGCACTGCGCCGAACGCGGTCCTGGCGCGGCGGATCCGCGCGCGGAGGTTCCCTATCGTCGGCGGTGGGGCGGGGGTGTGGTCGCTGGTGCACGTCACCGATGCCGCTTCGGCCACGGTCGCGGCCGTCGAACGCGGCAGGCCGGGGATCTACCATGTGGCCGACGACGATCCCGCACCGGTACGCGAATGGCTGCCGGAACTGGCGCGGGCGCTCGGCGCCGGACCGCCGCGCCGGTTACCGGCCTGGCTCGTCCGGCTGCTGGCCGGCGAGAGCGTGGTGGACATGATGACGCGGGCCCGTGGGATCTCCAGCGAAAAAGCCAAACGCGACCTGGGGTGGACGCTGCGGTACCCGTCCTGGCGTACCGGCTTCGTCGACGGGCTCGGCTGA